A stretch of Komagataella phaffii GS115 chromosome 2, complete sequence DNA encodes these proteins:
- a CDS encoding Glutamine-fructose-6-phosphate amidotransferase: protein MCGIFGYVNYLVDKSRGEIVDTLIEGLQKLEYRGYDSTGLAVDGDDDKAFIFRQVGKVAALRDHIEKDLRPDTDKIFSSHVGIAHTRWATHGNVTENNCHPHTSDPNNEFVVVHNGIITNFRDLRILLKGKGFKFQTDTDTECIAMLFKHIYDTNLKNGHEVDFNELMKQVLYELQGSYGLLVRSSHYPGEIVATRKGSPLLVGVKTERKMKVDFVDVEFNDDPESQFASPNSLRFPSDKTAKPSNSSKFHKSQSRAFLSEDGIPMPMEFFLSSDPSSVIEHTKKVLFLEDDDIVHIYNGELHIHRATKEKGIPATRSILTLEMELAEIMKGPYKHFMQKEIFEQPDSTFNTMRGRIDFNENVVRLGGLKDWLPTIKRASRFLMIACGTSYHSCLATRPLFEELAGVPVSLEVASDFLDRSSPVSKNDVCFFVSQSGETADSMLALQYCIEQGATTVGIVNSVGSSISRQTDCGVHVNAGPEIGVASTKAYTSQYIALVMVALSLASDSIALRNRCISIIQGLKRIPEQIKRSLELEDQIKDICDKHLNGQKNALLLGRGYQFATALEGSLKIKEISYIHSEGVAAGELKHGVLALVDKDLPIIAIATKDSLLPKVQSAISQVTAREGRPIIIVNEGQKLQTNKKELAFIEVPENVDCLQGLINVIPLQLMSYWLAVNQGIDVDFPRNLAKSVTVE, encoded by the coding sequence ATGTGTGGGATCTTTGGTTATGTTAACTACTTGGTGGATAAATCAAGAGGCGAGATTGTCGACACCTTGATAGAAGGTTTACAGAAGTTGGAGTACAGAGGTTACGACTCCACAGGCTTAGCTGTCGACGGAGACGACGACAAGgctttcatcttcagacAAGTTGGCAAGGTCGCCGCCTTGAGAGACCACATCGAAAAGGATCTGCGTCCGGATACAGACAAAATCTTCTCTAGCCACGTTGGTATCGCACATACTAGATGGGCTACTCACGGAAACGTGACAGAAAACAACTGTCATCCTCATACATCTGATCCAAACAACGAGTTCGTCGTGGTTCACAATGGTATCATCACCAACTTCAGAGACTTGAGAATTCTGTTGAAAGGAAAGGgtttcaagtttcaaacCGACACTGATACTGAATGCATTGCTATGCTATTCAAACATATTTATGATACAAACCTGAAAAATGGCCATGAAGTTGACTTTAATGAACTGATGAAACAGGTCCTCTACGAGCTTCAAGGTTCTTATGGTCTATTGGTCAGATCTTCACACTACCCTGGTGAGATCGTTGCCACTCGTAAGGGTTCTCCTTTGCTTGTAGGTGTTAAAACCGAGAGAAAGATGAAGGTCGATTTTGTGGATGTTGAGTTCAATGATGACCCAGAGAGTCAATTTGCCTCTCCTAACTCTTTAAGATTTCCTTCTGACAAAACTGCCAAACCCTCAAACAGCAGTAAATTCCACAAATCGCAGTCAAGagcttttctttcagaGGATGGTATTCCGATGCCAATGGagttcttcctttcttcaGACCCATCCTCCGTTATTGAGCACACCAAGAAGGTTCTATTtttagaagatgatgatattgTTCACATCTACAACGGTGAATTGCACATTCATCGTGCcacaaaagaaaagggtATTCCGGCCACGAGATCCATTTTGACTTTAGAAATGGAGTTGGCTGAGATTATGAAGGGTCCTTACAAGCATTTCATGCAGAAAGAGATCTTCGAACAACCTGACTCTACTTTCAACACCATGAGAGGTAGAATCGACTTCAACGAAAACGTGGTTCGTTTAGGAGGTTTGAAAGACTGGCTACCTACTATCAAGAGAGCTAGTCGTTTTCTAATGATTGCCTGCGGTACCTCATACCACTCATGTCTCGCAACCAGACCATTATTCGAAGAACTAGCTGGAGTGCCTGTCTCTTTGGAAGTTGCTTCTGATTTCCTGGACAGATCATCTCCAGTTTCGAAGAATGACGTTTGCTTTTTCGTCTCTCAATCTGGTGAAACTGCTGACTCAATGCTTGCCCTCCAATACTGTATCGAACAGGGTGCTACTACTGTTGGTATTGTAAATTCTGTTGGTTCTTCCATTTCTCGTCAAACTGATTGCGGTGTCCACGTCAACGCTGGTCCTGAGATCGGAGTTGCCTCCACCAAGGCTTATACCTCCCAGTACATCGCCTTGGTCATGGTTGCCCTGTCCTTGGCCAGTGATTCCATCGCTTTGCGCAATCGTTGTATTTCAATTATTCAAGGACTGAAAAGAATACCCGAACAAATAAAGAGATCCCTTGAACTTGAGGACCAGATCAAAGACATATGTGACAAGCACTTGAATGGCCAGAAGAATGCCTTATTGTTAGGTAGGGGTTACCAATTTGCCACCGCTTTGGAGGgctctttgaaaatcaagGAAATCTCCTACATTCATTCTGAGGGTGTTGCTGCAGGTGAGCTAAAGCATGGTGTTCTTGCCCTTGTGGATAAAGATCTTCCTATTATCGCAATAGCAACCAAAGATTCACTGCTTCCAAAGGTGCAGTCTGCTATCTCACAGGTTACTGCCAGAGAAGGTCGTCCTATAATTATCGTCAATGAGGGacaaaaacttcaaactaacaagaaagaattggcCTTTATTGAGGTACCCGAGAACGTTGATTGTCTGCAAGGTTTAATTAATGTCATACCATTGCAGTTAATGAGTTACTGGTTAGCAGTCAACCAGGGGATTGATGTTGACTTTCCTAGAAACTTGGCTAAATCTGTCACTGTTGAGTGA
- a CDS encoding Non-SMC subunit of the condensin complex (Smc2p-Smc4p-Ycs4p-Brn1p-Ycg1p): MVTMAPTFKSIQKISEVEDISYAIQQVFQSSQTSIATHRKQIVILKHIQVRAHELNLESWFNVTFCKLVNKVLVVKRTESVADRVIKLIAGFVLSVSDVLKESQTEDENANKELEVVFEEFIDHLVRHLMKGIDAKDKNVRYRVCQLLGLLMRSLNSIDEDLFELISDCMYQKLFDKEPTVRLQAVHAVACFQADENDSGENSEEGHLNTATERLVFVIQNDSNSEVRRAALLNLEKTPETFLYLLERARDVNPVNRRLVYSRIMKEIGDFRILEYSVREALLTYGLHDRDDSVQKACVQMLSYQWLDTLNGDILELIERLHVTESEIAEHAIKVVLTTRPEYITKMKMNIQVLESLTAESAFLFKVYFTYINEQNMIDKLEELPESLTFSRVLSKYFSTRLKIMERFNANTTEEQAIVDLKEMNFVIDKLLEVSTDYDFSDEIGRRSLLQLLRSTLSSHNLQESSIKLVMRTLSKLSVNERDFCQMVAEIIDDLTSTDTHQKTVAQNENNQEHSKDASGDSFVSAVSDIEDEDIDPETTATKTKERETHTVASEVMLYALQIAQGTLMVTHSNLNENISLMSLIDSLIHPAIKQSENVIRNLGLSCLGLCCLLDKQLAIDSLFLFGLCVTQGVDSIKLTGLKAIFDILSTHGISILDTEGGIDSLSIAKLFYKSLKDFKRPELQAISGEGLFKLFLADIITDDDLFETILLTYFNPSINENETLKQCISFGIPVYAYSSAVHQQRISRVVADTLKRTMKLYDELEDKSKAISLNTILQQLIHWTDPRNVVGISEEEISTSGTHAEFASQLVQAMESMTESKTFVKSCVLALPKLHLTDTKEVALLKQAAQNLREIVLTVEGEGLYKMDIPTVNAINKFYSFVDSLQDEKREEEEQVIEDHDFQSTVE, encoded by the coding sequence ATGGTTACTATGGCCCCAACCTTCAAATCCATCCAGAAAATCAGTGAAGTGGAAGATATTTCCTATGCTATACAGCAGGTGTTTCAAAGCTCTCAAACTTCTATTGCAACCCACAGAAAACAGATCGTAATACTGAAGCACATTCAGGTGAGAGCTCATGAGCTGAACCTTGAATCCTGGTTTAATGTGACCTTTTGTAAACTGGTCAACAAAGTCCTTGTCGTTAAGAGAACAGAGTCAGTAGCTGATAGAGTGATAAAGCTTATAGCAGGATTCGTGCTTTCTGTGAGTGACGTTTTGAAGGAGTCTCAAAcagaagatgagaatgCTAACAAAGAGCTTGAGGTTgtatttgaagaatttatCGACCATTTGGTACGGCACCTGATGAAAGGTATTGATGCGAAGGACAAAAATGTTAGATACAGGGTATGTCAACTCTTGGGTTTGCTGATGAGAAGCTTAAACAGCATAGATGAGGACTTATTCGAGCTCATCTCAGATTGCATGTACCAGAAATTGTTTGACAAAGAACCTACGGTGCGTTTGCAGGCGGTGCATGCTGTCGCCTGTTTCCAAGcagatgaaaatgacaGCGGTGAAAACTCAGAAGAAGGTCATTTGAATACAGCCACGGAACGATTGGTCTTTGTGATACAGAATGATAGTAATAGTGAAGTTAGAAGAGCGGCTctcttgaacttggagaaaacCCCTGAAACTTTCTTATACCTTCTAGAGAGAGCTAGAGATGTCAATCCTGTGAACAGACGACTTGTTTATTCCAGGATTATGAAAGAGATCGGAGATTTCCGAATACTGGAGTACAGTGTAAGAGAAGCTCTACTTACATATGGCCTGCATGACAGAGATGATTCTGTCCAAAAAGCCTGTGTGCAGATGCTCAGCTATCAATGGTTAGACACTTTGAATGGTGACATCTTGGAGCTGATCGAACGTTTACATGTGACGGAGAGCGAGATTGCTGAACATGCCATAAAAGTAGTATTGACAACACGACCAGAATACATCaccaagatgaaaatgaatatccaagttttggaatcaCTAACTGCAGAAAGTGCGttccttttcaaagtttaCTTCACTTACATCAATGAACAGAATATGATAGATAAGTTAGAAGAGCTCCCGGAATCATTGACATTTTCTAgagttctttcaaagtattttaGCACAAGACTGAAGATAATGGAGCGATTCAATGCAAACACCACAGAAGAGCAAGCAATAGTTGATCTCAAGGAGATGAATTTTGTCATTGATAAGTTATTGGAAGTGTCCACGGACTATGATTTTTCCGATGAAATTGGCCGTAGATCATTACTACAGCTTTTAAGATCAACCTTGTCATCTCACAACCTCCAAGAATCATCTATCAAGCTTGTGATGCGAACTCTTTCTAAACTTTCCGTGAACGAGAGAGACTTCTGTCAAATGGTTGCTGAAATCATTGATGACTTAACAAGCACTGACACACATCAGAAAACGGTGGCTCAAAATGAGAATAACCAAGAACATTCAAAGGACGCTTCTGGTGactcttttgtttctgctGTATCAGATatagaagatgaagatattgatCCAGAAACTACTGCGACCAAGACGAAAGAGAGAGAAACTCACACTGTCGCAAGTGAAGTTATGCTTTATGCGTTACAAATTGCTCAAGGAACATTGATGGTTACGCATAGCAACCTGAATGAAAATATATCGTTGATGTCTCTCATTGATAGCTTAATCCATCCAGCTATCAAACAATCTGAGAATGTCATCCGTAACCTAGGGTTGTCATGTTTGGGTTTATGCTGTTTGCTTGATAAACAGTTGGCTATTGACTCGTTGTTTCTGTTTGGTCTTTGCGTTACTCAAGGTGTGGATAGCATCAAACTGACAGGGTTGAAAGCTATCTTTGACATTTTGTCTACCCATGGGATTTCGATACTAGATACAGAGGGTGGGATTGATTCTTTATCAATTGCTAAATTATTCTATAAATCTTTaaaagatttcaaaagacCAGAGTTGCAGGCAATATCTGGAGAGGGATTATTCAAATTGTTTTTAGCAGACATTATTACTGATGACgatctttttgaaaccaTTTTATTGACATATTTCAATCCATCAATCAATGAGAATGAGACTTTGAAGCAATGTATTAGCTTTGGTATACCCGTGTATGCTTACAGTAGTGCCGTGCACCAGCAGAGAATTTCCAGAGTTGTAGCAGATACTTTAAAGAGAACTATGAAACTGTATGACGAATTAGAAGATAAATCTAAAGCAATTTCGTTGAACACCATCCTGCAACAATTAATTCACTGGACGGATCCACGAAATGTTGTTGGAATATCGGAGGAAGAGATCAGTACGTCGGGCACCCATGCTGAGTTTGCCAGCCAACTCGTGCAGGCAATGGAATCAATGACTGAAAGCAAGACCTTTGTGAAGAGTTGTGTTTTGGCATTGCCTAAACTTCACTTGACAGATACGAAAGAAGTAGCACTGCTAAAGCAGGCCGCACAAAATTTACGAGAAATAGTACTTACTGTCGAAGGGGAGGGCCTGTACAAAATGGATATTCCTACAGTTAACGCTATAAACAAATTTTATTCCTTTGTGGATTCCTTACAGGATGAAAAAagggaagaagaagagcagGTTATTGAGGACCATGACTTTCAATCCACCGTTGAATGA
- a CDS encoding 3-keto sterol reductase, translating to MSRKVAVVTGTNSNLGLNISYRLLEAVTDPITLVVTSRTLPRVKEVIDTIKEFNSKLPSPRDLEFDYLLVDFTDIVSIISAAYDLNNSYDQINYLFINAAQGVYDGIDWIGATKQVLTNPVQSATFPTYKIQRVGVQSKDGLGLVFQANVFGPYYFIHRISRLLENANGARIVWISSIMSDSKYLSLEDMQLLKSDVSYEGSKRLVDLLHSATYKQLLKQGNIIQYVCHPGIFTSLSFMKYLNVFTYYGMLLLFYVVRFLGSPWHNITGYTAANAPLFCIKSDIQSDPQNLKYGSACSKKGVEYVKAQEIDDIGASDVLQYFEALRDGTDEKFKDQILETRTR from the coding sequence ATGTCCAGAAAAGTCGCCGTTGTCACTGGAACCAATAGCAATTTAGGTCTTAACATTAGCTACCGGCTTTTAGAGGCTGTCACTGATCCAATTACCTTAGTTGTTACTTCCAGAACTCTACCCAGAGTGAAAGAAGTTATTGACACaatcaaagagttcaatTCAAAACTTCCCTCTCCGAGAGACCTAGAGTTTGACTATCTTTTGGTGGATTTTACAGACATTGTCTCTATAATATCAGCAGCTTatgatttgaacaattcaTATGACCAAATCAATTATTTGTTCATCAATGCGGCCCAAGGCGTTTACGATGGTATCGATTGGATTGGTGCTACCAAACAAGTCTTGACCAACCCCGTACAATCGGCTACCTTTCCTACTTACAAGATACAGAGAGTTGGAGTGCAATCAAAAGACGGTTTGGGATTGGTATTCCAGGCAAATGTCTTTGGACCTTACTACTTTATTCATAGAATATCAAGATTACTAGAGAATGCTAATGGAGCCAGAATAGTCTGGATATCAAGTATCATGTCGGATAGCAAATACCTATCCCTTGAAGATATGCAATTATTAAAGTCTGATGTCTCTTACGAGGGGTCCAAGAGATTAGTAGACTTGTTACATTCGGCTACTTACAAACAACTATTGAAACAGGGGAATATTATACAATACGTTTGTCATCCAGGTATTTTCACAAGTTTATCCTTCatgaaatatttgaacGTGTTCACTTATTATGGTATGCTGTTATTATTCTATGTTGTAAGATTCCTAGGTTCTCCTTGGCACAATATAACAGGATATACGGCAGCCAACGCTCCATTGTTTTGCATCAAGTCTGATATTCAATCAGATCCACAGAATCTGAAATATGGAAGTGCATGTAGCAAAAAAGGTGTTGAATATGTTAAAGCTCAGGAAATAGACGATATCGGTGCATCAGATGTTCTTCAATATTTCGAAGCTCTAAGGGATGGAACagatgaaaagttcaaggaCCAAATATTAGAAACGAGGACGAGATAA